A genomic region of Xiphophorus couchianus chromosome 18, X_couchianus-1.0, whole genome shotgun sequence contains the following coding sequences:
- the LOC114161512 gene encoding extracellular calcium-sensing receptor-like: protein MQTVINNYTTKPEPPRCTGSFHPRELRFSRAMIFAIEEINNSTELLPGIKLGYQIHDTCASVPVAVHVAFQLVNGQDPVFYQGRNCSQSGVVVAAVGDSASTPSISMSRIMGPFNVPLVSHFASCACLSDKQEYPTFFRTIPSDQFQADALAKLVKHFGWTWIGAVHSDSDYGNNGMASFLKTANSEGICVEYIESFYRTDPQSKIRRVADVIRRSTATVVVAFVADGDMKFLLEELALDPPPPRQWIGSESWITDPNSMTFGFCAGAIGVAIQKSVIPGLRDFLLDLSPSNVAASSVLTEFWQEAFNCSLTKTAVVTKRQCDGTEDIKVLVSPYTETSQLRITNMVYKAVYAVAHAIHDAVCQETENKTKCDKHSNMEPKQLFAALKKVNFTQNGYHVSFDKNGDPVAFYELVNWQKSESGDIELVTVGYYDASLPKGQEFNINGKLIWLEGGTQVPVSVCSESCPPGTRKVLQKGKPICCYDCIPCPEGEISNMTDSPDCFPCPREFWSNAKRDACFHKPVEFLSFDEVLSIILAVVSISGACLAIITTVIFFHHRTTPIVRANNSELSFLLLFSLTLCFLCSLTFIGAPSEWSCMLRHTVFGITFVLCISCVLGKTIVVLMAFKATLPGSNAMKWFGPVQQRMTVVSVTFIQVIICIIWLVVSPPFPVKNLTTYKEKIILECALGSAVGFWAVLGYIGLLAVFCFVLAVLARKLPDNFNEAKMITFSMLIFCAVWITFIPAYVSSPGKFTVAVEIFAILASSFGLIMCIFAPKCFIILFQPEKNTKKHLMNKSPM, encoded by the exons TTTTCATCCCAGGGAGCTGCGCTTTTCTCGCGCAATGATCTTTGCCATTGAGGAGATAAACAACAGCACAGAGCTGCTGCCGGGAATCAAACTGGGTTATCAGATCCATGACACCTGCGCATCTGTGCCTGTAGCTGTGCATGTTGCATTTCAGCTAGTGAACGGCCAGGACCCCGTGTTTTACCAGGGCAGGAATTGTTCTCAGTCTGGAGTGGTGGTGGCTGCTGTGGGAGACTCTGCATCCACTCCATCCATCAGCATGTCACGCATCATGGGGCCCTTCAACGTTCCTCTG GTGAGCCATTTTGCATCTTGTGCCTGCCTGTCAGATAAACAAGAATATCCAACATTTTTCAGAACCATTCCCAGTGACCAGTTCCAAGCTGACGCCCTGGCCAAGCTGGTGAAACACTTTGGTTGGACTTGGATTGGTGCCGTCCACTCAGACTCGGATTATGGAAATAATGGCATGGCTTCCTTTCTTAAGACAGCAAACAGTGAGGGGATCTGTGTGGAGTACATTGAATCATTTTATCGGACTGACCCACAAAGCAAGATCAGAAGAGTTGCTGACGTTATCCGCAG GTCAACAGCAACAGTTGTTGTTGCGTTTGTAGCTGATGGTGACATGAAGTTCCTGTTAGAAGAGCTGGCTCTGGACCCTCCTCCACCTCGGCAATGGATTGGAAGTGAATCCTGGATAACCGACCCAAACTCCATGACCTTTGGTTTCTGTGCAGGAGCCATTGGAGTTGCCATTCAGAAATCTGTCATCCCAGGTCTGAGAGATTTCCTCCTGGATCTCTCTCCATCTAATGTCGCTGCTTCCTCAGTGCTGACTGAGTTCTGGCAGGAGGCATTCAACTGCAGCCTGACAAAAA CTGCTGTTGTAACCAAGAGACAGTGTGATGGAACTGAAGATATTAAAGTGCTTGTAAGCCCGTACACTGAAACATCTCAGTTAAGAATCACCAACATGGTGTACAAGGCTGTTTATGCTGTAGCACATGCCATACATGATGCTGTATGTCAGGAAACGgagaacaagacaaaatgtgacaaacacaGCAATATGGAGCCCAAACAG CTTTTTGCTGCATTAAAGAAAGTGAACTTTACCCAAAACGGTTATCATGTCTCATTTGATAAAAACGGAGATCCTGTGGCTTTTTATGAACTTGTAAACTGGCAGAAAAGTGAGAGTGGAGATATTGAACTGGTAACAGTGGGATATTATGATGCTTCACTGCCAAAGGGCCAGGAGTTTAATATCAACGGGAAATTAATCTGGTTGGAAGGTGGAACACAA GTTCCAGTGTCAGTTTGCTCAGAGAGTTGTCCTCCAGGAACTCGTAAAGTGTTGCAGAAAGGAAAACCAATCTGCTGCTATGACTGTATACCATGTCCTGAAGGAGAGATCAGTAATATGACAG ATTCTCCTGATTGCTTCCCATGCCCCAGAGAGTTCTGGTCAAATGCAAAGAGAGATGCTTGTTTCCACAAACCTGTGGAGTTTCTTTCCTTCGATGAAGTCCTGTCAATCATCCTGGCTGTAGTTTCCATCAGTGGAGCCTGTCTGGCCATCATTACAACAGTGATTTTCTTCCATCACAGAACAACTCCAATTGTCAGAGCCAACAACTCAGAGCtgagcttcctgctgctcttctctCTGACTCTGTGTTTCTTATGTTCATTAACTTTCATTGGAGCCCCCTCTGAGTGGTCCTGCATGCTGCGGCACACAGTGTTTGGCATCACATTTGTTCTCTGTATCTCCTGTGTTCTTGGGAAAACTATAGTGGTTCTAATGGCCTTTAAAGCTACACTTCCTGGTAGTAATGCAATGAAATGGTTTGGACCTGTACAGCAAAGAATGACTGTAGTGTCTGTAACTTTTATTCAAGTTATCATATGTATCATTTGGTTGGTTGTGAGTCCTCCCTTCCCAGTGAAAAATCTGACCACCTACAAGGAGAAGATCATCCTGGAATGTGCGTTAGGCTCTGCTGTTGGTTTCTGGGCTGTGCTCGGCTACATCGGCCTGCTGgctgtgttttgctttgtgttagcTGTTCTAGCTCGGAAACTACCTGATAATTTCAACGAAGCCAAGATGATAACCTTCAGCATGTTGATATTCTGTGCAGTCTGGATCACCTTCATCCCAGCTTATGTCAGCTCTCCTGGAAAATTTACTGTGGCTGTGGAGATATTTGCTATTCTGGCCTCCAGTTTTGGACTGATAATGTGTATATTTGCTCCAAagtgtttcattattttgtttcagcccgaaaaaaacaccaaaaaacatttaatgaacaaaagcccaatgtaa